The proteins below come from a single Prolixibacter sp. NT017 genomic window:
- a CDS encoding alpha amylase C-terminal domain-containing protein, producing the protein MDRIPIVQNDPWLEPFEGTFIEWKELSEQKERELTGGRSLVDFAEGHHYFGLFRDEKGWVLREWAPNATRIFLIGAFNDWKELPEFELQSIGEGNWELRLTPDALKHGDLFALSVYWEGGQGKRIPAWTRWAVQDPDSLIFNAKVWMPENPYEWKNDFSGLTEAPLIYESHVGMAGEEPRIHTYDEFRKNMLPRIKKAGYNTIQLMAVPEHPYYGSFGYHVSSFFAPSSRFGTPDELKALIDEAHGMGMAVIMDLVHSHAVKNEVEGLGRYDGTRYQFFHEGGRGEHPAWDSYCFNYGKPEVLHFLFSNIKYWLDEFRFDGFRFDGVTSMLYFDHGLGKAFSSYTDYFTPNIDYEAIVYFKLANKLIHQIKPNAISIAEEVSGMPGLASPQEDGGLGFDFRMAMGVPDFWIKIIKELKDEEWDVGRIFYELTAHRQDEKVVSYAESHDQALVGDKTIIFRLIDKEMYFSMRKDQPNLTVERGIALHKMLRLATASCAGGAYLNFMGNEFGHPEWIDFPREGNGWSYQHARRIWSIAEDPELRYHWLLDFDRDMIHILREERLLESPEVRWITDNKADQILAFQRGDLLFVFNFNPDKSFEGYGIQMDPSKFRVILSTDAHPYGGQNRIDQDIIYYTLPVSKLSSNHYLRLYLPARTAVVLKKESYKRIR; encoded by the coding sequence ATGGACAGAATCCCGATTGTACAAAACGACCCCTGGCTCGAACCTTTCGAGGGGACGTTTATCGAGTGGAAAGAACTTTCTGAACAAAAAGAAAGAGAGTTAACCGGAGGTAGATCTTTGGTCGATTTTGCCGAAGGCCATCACTACTTCGGGTTATTCCGTGATGAGAAGGGATGGGTGTTACGCGAGTGGGCGCCCAATGCGACCCGCATCTTTCTAATCGGAGCATTTAATGATTGGAAGGAACTGCCGGAATTCGAACTGCAATCTATTGGAGAAGGGAACTGGGAGCTAAGATTGACGCCGGACGCATTGAAACATGGCGACCTGTTCGCGCTTTCGGTTTACTGGGAAGGAGGACAGGGGAAGCGAATTCCTGCCTGGACCCGTTGGGCGGTTCAAGATCCGGATTCGTTGATTTTTAATGCGAAAGTCTGGATGCCCGAAAATCCTTACGAATGGAAGAATGATTTTTCCGGTTTAACTGAAGCTCCGCTAATTTACGAATCGCACGTGGGAATGGCAGGTGAAGAGCCGCGTATTCACACCTATGACGAGTTTCGTAAGAATATGCTTCCCCGCATAAAAAAGGCGGGTTACAACACGATTCAGTTGATGGCGGTTCCTGAACATCCTTACTATGGAAGCTTTGGCTATCATGTGTCTAGTTTCTTTGCGCCGTCTTCGAGGTTTGGTACGCCGGACGAGCTGAAAGCATTAATCGATGAAGCGCATGGAATGGGAATGGCGGTTATTATGGACCTGGTACATTCACATGCGGTGAAAAACGAGGTGGAAGGCTTGGGCCGTTACGATGGCACGCGATACCAGTTTTTTCATGAAGGTGGAAGAGGCGAACATCCTGCCTGGGATTCGTACTGCTTCAACTATGGTAAGCCCGAAGTGCTCCATTTCTTATTCTCCAATATCAAATATTGGCTGGATGAGTTCCGGTTCGATGGTTTCCGGTTCGACGGTGTAACCAGCATGCTCTACTTCGATCACGGTTTGGGCAAGGCATTTTCTTCTTATACCGATTATTTTACGCCCAATATCGATTACGAGGCGATTGTTTATTTTAAGTTGGCGAATAAACTCATTCACCAAATCAAGCCGAATGCTATTTCTATTGCCGAAGAAGTGAGTGGAATGCCCGGACTGGCTTCACCGCAGGAAGACGGCGGACTCGGTTTCGATTTTCGTATGGCGATGGGTGTCCCCGATTTCTGGATTAAAATTATTAAAGAGCTGAAAGATGAGGAGTGGGATGTCGGCCGGATTTTTTACGAGCTGACAGCGCATCGTCAGGACGAAAAAGTGGTAAGCTATGCTGAGAGCCATGACCAGGCATTGGTAGGTGACAAAACGATCATCTTCCGGTTGATTGATAAGGAGATGTATTTCAGCATGCGAAAAGACCAACCCAACCTGACCGTGGAACGCGGAATCGCGCTTCATAAGATGCTCCGGTTGGCAACAGCTTCGTGTGCCGGTGGCGCCTATCTTAATTTCATGGGAAATGAATTTGGGCACCCCGAATGGATCGACTTTCCGCGGGAAGGGAATGGTTGGTCGTATCAACATGCCCGGAGAATATGGAGTATTGCTGAAGATCCCGAATTGCGGTATCACTGGCTGCTCGATTTCGACCGGGATATGATTCATATTCTCAGGGAAGAAAGATTGCTCGAGAGTCCGGAAGTACGTTGGATTACCGACAATAAGGCCGATCAAATACTGGCCTTTCAGCGCGGTGATTTACTGTTTGTCTTTAATTTCAATCCCGACAAATCGTTTGAAGGATATGGAATACAGATGGACCCATCGAAATTCAGGGTAATTCTCAGTACAGATGCTCATCCTTATGGCGGACAAAACCGGATTGACCAGGATATCATTTATTACACGCTGCCGGTTTCTAAGTTGAGTTCCAACCATTATCTGAGGTTGTATTTGCCTGCACGTACAGCAGTTGTGCTGAAAAAAGAGTCGTACAAACGGATTCGATGA
- a CDS encoding CDGSH iron-sulfur domain-containing protein — MVSEIKTTKVTFTENGPIMIEGPVTMEGQYGNKATETKTIFLCRCGGSSNKPFCDGTHKKIDFKG, encoded by the coding sequence ATGGTATCAGAAATCAAAACCACCAAAGTTACTTTCACGGAAAACGGACCGATCATGATCGAAGGACCTGTTACGATGGAAGGTCAGTATGGCAATAAGGCCACAGAAACCAAAACCATTTTTCTTTGTCGTTGCGGAGGTTCGTCCAACAAGCCTTTCTGTGATGGCACTCACAAGAAAATCGACTTCAAGGGTTAG
- the aroB gene encoding 3-dehydroquinate synthase: MNNLPSYHAAVTVTDDVVAALSQLISRYPEDKVFLVSESNTTQFCLPVLQDVIGWEKVKKTEVPAGEENKKLSSVEKIWLFLSQNGADRKSLVINVGGGMLTDLGSFAASTYKRGMDFVNVPTTLLSQVDASVGGKTGFNFNGFKNEIGVINQPKDVIIDTRFLKTIDRRNFVSGFAEMVKHGLIRSADHLKEVRNYDLDLLNYEALAGLIARSVAIKDYFVDKDPTEKNIRKALNFGHTIGHAFESYAMTSGKPILHGYAVAYGMMAELYLSHKMAGLSSRDLKELSYWLMTIYGKFDITEEDYDALLSLMSHDKKNEGKRINFTLLPKIGKVAIDQDCSRDLIIESLDFYRNLSL, from the coding sequence ATGAACAATCTACCATCATACCATGCAGCAGTAACCGTAACTGATGATGTTGTAGCTGCTCTCTCTCAATTGATTTCCCGTTATCCCGAAGATAAGGTTTTTCTGGTGAGCGAATCGAATACGACCCAATTTTGTCTTCCTGTTTTACAGGACGTCATTGGATGGGAGAAGGTGAAGAAAACAGAAGTTCCGGCAGGCGAAGAAAACAAGAAGCTGTCTTCCGTAGAGAAAATCTGGCTGTTCCTGAGTCAAAATGGTGCTGACCGGAAATCACTGGTAATTAACGTGGGCGGTGGAATGTTAACCGACTTGGGAAGTTTTGCGGCTTCGACCTATAAGCGCGGAATGGATTTCGTGAATGTCCCGACTACGCTGCTATCACAGGTAGACGCTTCAGTCGGTGGCAAGACCGGATTCAATTTTAACGGGTTCAAAAATGAAATAGGGGTGATAAATCAACCCAAAGATGTCATTATCGATACGCGCTTTTTGAAAACCATCGACCGCCGGAATTTCGTATCCGGATTCGCCGAAATGGTGAAGCACGGCTTGATTCGCTCGGCCGATCATCTGAAGGAGGTCCGGAACTACGATCTCGATTTGCTCAACTACGAAGCGTTAGCCGGATTAATCGCCCGTTCGGTAGCCATCAAAGATTATTTTGTTGATAAGGACCCGACGGAAAAGAATATTCGCAAAGCCTTGAACTTTGGTCACACCATCGGTCACGCGTTTGAAAGCTATGCCATGACTTCCGGGAAACCGATATTACACGGCTATGCAGTGGCTTACGGTATGATGGCGGAATTGTATCTGTCGCACAAAATGGCCGGGTTGTCAAGTCGCGATTTGAAGGAACTTTCGTACTGGCTGATGACCATTTATGGAAAATTTGATATCACGGAAGAGGATTACGATGCGTTGCTGAGCCTGATGAGTCATGATAAGAAAAACGAAGGCAAGCGGATTAACTTTACGCTGCTGCCGAAAATTGGAAAAGTGGCGATTGATCAGGATTGCAGTCGCGACTTAATCATTGAATCGCTTGATTTTTACCGGAATCTTTCTCTTTAA
- a CDS encoding 3-phosphoshikimate 1-carboxyvinyltransferase, translated as MLYQITRPNSRLEGEIKLPASKSISNRVLIINALSYSPYTIGNLSDSDDTRVMEKVLNASTNEFDIGHAGTAMRFLTAFLSKIMGQWTLTGSERMKQRPISILVDALRELGAVIEYAGEEGYPPLKITGTALKGGVLELDGSVSSQYISALLMIAPSIQNGLTLRLKNKITSRPYIELTLKLMKKFGVRYAWKGSEIRIDQQEYKPIRFTVEADWSGASYWYQIAAMSDDFDILLKGLRLQSLQGDAVLAKWFDQYFGIQSKQEGNDVRISRKEKPELKHLDLNFVENPDVAQTFAVLCVAKQIPFHFTGLHTLKIKETDRIAALQNECAKLGAKLTEPQHGEIDWDGMLDERVDASEATIETYHDHRMALAFTPATLVFGKLKIADPMVVTKSYPAFYEDLKKVGFTVQEVSD; from the coding sequence ATGCTTTACCAGATAACCAGACCCAACAGCAGGTTGGAAGGAGAGATCAAACTGCCTGCTTCAAAAAGTATTAGTAATCGTGTGTTGATTATCAATGCGCTGAGTTATTCGCCATACACTATCGGAAATTTGTCGGATAGCGACGATACCCGCGTGATGGAGAAGGTGCTGAACGCTTCGACCAACGAGTTCGATATCGGTCATGCCGGAACGGCCATGCGTTTCCTGACGGCTTTTCTTTCGAAGATAATGGGGCAGTGGACGCTAACCGGTTCGGAGCGGATGAAACAACGGCCGATTAGCATACTGGTTGATGCATTACGTGAATTGGGAGCGGTAATCGAATATGCAGGAGAAGAGGGATATCCACCGTTGAAGATTACCGGAACCGCTCTGAAAGGTGGCGTCCTGGAGCTCGACGGAAGTGTGAGTAGCCAGTATATTTCAGCGTTGCTGATGATTGCTCCGTCTATCCAAAATGGTTTGACGTTGAGGTTGAAAAACAAGATTACTTCCCGGCCGTACATCGAGTTAACACTGAAGTTGATGAAGAAATTTGGTGTGCGGTATGCCTGGAAAGGGAGTGAGATTCGTATCGATCAGCAGGAATATAAGCCCATCCGATTCACGGTGGAAGCTGACTGGTCCGGTGCCTCTTACTGGTATCAAATTGCTGCCATGTCCGATGACTTCGATATTCTTTTAAAAGGACTGCGCTTGCAAAGCTTGCAGGGGGACGCAGTATTGGCCAAGTGGTTCGACCAATATTTCGGAATTCAGTCAAAACAGGAAGGCAATGATGTTCGAATTTCCCGGAAGGAAAAACCGGAGCTGAAACACCTGGATTTAAACTTTGTTGAAAACCCGGACGTGGCCCAGACTTTTGCCGTCTTGTGTGTAGCAAAGCAGATTCCCTTCCATTTTACAGGACTGCATACGCTGAAGATAAAAGAGACCGACCGGATTGCTGCTTTGCAGAATGAATGCGCTAAGCTGGGAGCCAAACTGACCGAACCACAGCATGGTGAAATTGACTGGGATGGAATGTTGGATGAACGTGTTGATGCGAGTGAGGCGACTATCGAAACCTATCATGATCACCGGATGGCATTGGCGTTTACTCCGGCAACGCTGGTATTCGGCAAATTGAAGATTGCCGATCCAATGGTGGTGACCAAATCTTACCCTGCTTTCTATGAGGATTTGAAGAAAGTTGGATTCACTGTTCAGGAAGTATCCGATTGA
- a CDS encoding M28 family peptidase — protein MTLLLLLLLLNLTTFGQTQKDKGLQAITMNSVKSPVQFLANDLLEGRMAGTKQGQTAGEYVASLFSFIGLEAMGDSVTFKPNRYQKLLGAEPRTTASFFQPFQAIEVSPDTVQELALVTTSDKATLRKEYAYKTNFRVTIPNGSSQVSAPVAFVGYGMTDKKSGYDDFNKIDVKNKIIVRWAGLPGQDFKGSPAAKQITGPEGRALERLKNKQAKDNGAVAVLEVADGAQISHWNANQYYFHNAMYEGVKKRESFYDKRVYLPNTGDGNIPVIYISPSVFSDIMGPEFQNTRARKKASELKNVSQAISRKTIELAINTRNRRLQLRNVLGKIEGKKKDKFIVIGAHYDHLGTHDGYIWNGADDNASGVSAVLNIAKAMIASGVQPEYTILFACWDGEERGLLGSHYFVNHWANKGKIMAYLNFDMIGRNAGPEAPDNQVTMIYSKAFQPAVTLSKQHISAYNLNLVVSYNGSEKPDSGSDNVWFVKDDVPLFWFHTGGHPDYHQPTDVPEMINYTKMANIIRLSYLDIFELSTNPESWK, from the coding sequence ATGACACTATTACTGCTTCTCCTGCTTCTGAATCTGACTACTTTCGGGCAAACCCAAAAAGACAAGGGTTTGCAAGCAATTACCATGAACAGCGTGAAAAGTCCGGTTCAGTTTCTGGCCAACGACCTGTTGGAAGGACGAATGGCAGGTACAAAACAAGGGCAAACGGCAGGTGAATATGTAGCGTCATTGTTTAGCTTCATTGGGCTGGAAGCCATGGGGGACTCTGTTACTTTCAAACCAAATCGTTACCAAAAGCTCCTGGGAGCGGAACCAAGAACAACAGCTTCCTTCTTTCAACCTTTCCAGGCGATTGAGGTTTCTCCTGATACCGTCCAGGAGCTCGCATTAGTCACGACTTCAGACAAAGCAACGCTAAGAAAGGAATACGCGTATAAAACGAACTTTCGGGTGACTATTCCGAACGGGAGCAGCCAGGTTTCGGCGCCTGTAGCGTTCGTCGGTTATGGCATGACGGATAAAAAAAGCGGTTATGATGATTTCAACAAAATCGACGTCAAAAATAAAATCATCGTCAGATGGGCAGGTTTACCCGGACAGGATTTTAAAGGTAGTCCGGCAGCGAAACAAATCACGGGACCGGAAGGCAGGGCGCTGGAGCGTTTGAAAAATAAACAAGCAAAAGACAATGGAGCAGTCGCAGTCCTGGAAGTTGCGGACGGTGCGCAAATCAGCCATTGGAACGCCAACCAATACTATTTCCACAATGCGATGTATGAAGGCGTGAAGAAGCGTGAATCGTTTTATGACAAACGGGTTTACCTACCCAACACGGGCGACGGAAATATTCCGGTTATTTACATTTCTCCTTCTGTATTTTCAGACATCATGGGACCGGAGTTTCAGAATACGCGAGCCCGAAAGAAAGCTTCCGAACTGAAAAATGTATCACAAGCCATCAGCAGAAAGACAATTGAACTGGCAATAAACACCAGGAATCGAAGACTACAGCTGCGAAATGTGCTGGGCAAAATTGAAGGAAAGAAAAAGGATAAGTTCATTGTAATTGGTGCCCATTACGACCATTTGGGCACCCACGATGGCTATATTTGGAATGGCGCCGATGACAACGCATCGGGAGTTTCTGCAGTATTGAACATTGCCAAAGCCATGATTGCATCGGGAGTTCAACCCGAATACACCATTTTATTCGCCTGTTGGGACGGGGAAGAAAGAGGATTGCTGGGCTCACATTACTTTGTCAATCACTGGGCAAACAAGGGAAAAATAATGGCCTACCTCAATTTCGATATGATTGGCCGAAACGCCGGCCCGGAAGCACCGGACAACCAGGTAACCATGATTTATTCTAAAGCCTTCCAACCGGCGGTTACTTTATCAAAGCAACACATCAGCGCCTACAACCTGAACCTGGTTGTTTCATACAACGGTTCGGAAAAACCGGATAGCGGCAGCGATAACGTGTGGTTTGTCAAAGATGATGTGCCACTGTTCTGGTTTCATACCGGTGGTCACCCGGATTACCACCAACCGACTGATGTGCCGGAAATGATCAACTACACCAAGATGGCCAACATCATCCGGTTGAGCTATCTCGACATTTTTGAGTTGTCGACGAATCCTGAAAGCTGGAAATAA
- the deoD gene encoding purine-nucleoside phosphorylase → MSIHNQAKKGDIAKTVLLPGDPLRAKFIADNFLDDTVCYNEVRGMLGYTGYYNGQQVSVQGTGMGMPSMSIYATELIEEYDCEQLIRIGSCGSIQPEVQLRDIILAQGACTDNGMNQLRFGGLQFAPLADFDLLHRAYTIARGKDVNLHVGNVLSSDFFYNDEHIGDPFAVWQKFNVLAVEMETAALYTIAAKYKKRALSILTVSDHIPEGKSTTSEERQTTFTQMMDIALKLA, encoded by the coding sequence ATGAGTATACACAACCAGGCTAAAAAAGGAGACATCGCAAAAACCGTTCTTCTCCCGGGTGACCCGCTTCGCGCAAAGTTCATTGCTGATAACTTTCTGGACGATACGGTCTGCTACAACGAAGTCCGCGGCATGTTAGGCTACACCGGTTATTACAACGGACAGCAAGTGAGTGTGCAGGGAACCGGCATGGGAATGCCGTCCATGTCGATTTACGCCACTGAGCTAATTGAAGAATACGATTGTGAACAGCTTATCCGTATCGGCAGCTGTGGTTCCATACAACCGGAAGTACAACTCCGGGATATTATTCTCGCACAAGGTGCTTGTACCGATAATGGTATGAACCAGTTGCGATTCGGCGGGCTACAGTTTGCTCCGCTAGCCGATTTTGACCTGCTTCACAGAGCCTACACTATTGCCCGGGGAAAAGACGTGAACCTTCATGTAGGAAATGTTTTAAGTTCTGACTTCTTTTACAACGACGAGCACATTGGCGACCCATTTGCCGTATGGCAGAAATTCAATGTTCTGGCAGTGGAAATGGAAACGGCTGCTCTTTATACGATTGCTGCCAAATACAAGAAACGGGCACTTTCTATTTTGACCGTCAGTGACCATATCCCGGAAGGAAAATCGACCACTTCGGAAGAACGGCAAACCACTTTTACACAAATGATGGACATTGCCCTGAAACTGGCCTAA
- a CDS encoding nucleoside deaminase translates to MLEPFSDEYFMKQALNEAQKAFDMGEIPVGAVVVCQNRIVARAHNLTEKLNDVTAHAEMQAITAAANMLGGKYLNECTLYVTLEPCVMCAGALGWSQIGRIVYGAEDEKRGFQKFAAKALHPKTTLLGGIMEAECSTLVKDFFLSKR, encoded by the coding sequence ATGCTGGAACCATTTTCCGATGAATACTTCATGAAGCAAGCGCTTAACGAGGCGCAGAAAGCATTTGATATGGGAGAAATCCCCGTCGGCGCTGTAGTCGTTTGCCAGAATCGTATCGTTGCACGTGCGCATAACCTCACCGAAAAGCTGAACGATGTAACCGCTCATGCGGAAATGCAGGCCATCACGGCTGCTGCCAACATGTTAGGCGGCAAATACCTGAACGAATGCACACTATATGTTACCCTGGAGCCTTGTGTGATGTGTGCCGGGGCATTGGGCTGGTCACAAATCGGACGAATTGTATATGGTGCCGAAGACGAAAAGAGAGGCTTCCAAAAGTTTGCAGCGAAAGCCTTACATCCTAAAACAACCTTACTGGGAGGAATTATGGAGGCTGAATGTTCAACACTTGTCAAAGACTTCTTCTTGTCGAAACGATAA
- the aspS gene encoding aspartate--tRNA ligase, whose translation MYRSHNCGELRINQAGDEVTLAGWVQRVRNLGAMTFVDLRDRYGITQLVADDTASAEIKDAVNHLGREFVIQIVGVVRERASKNSKISTGDVEVELKKVTVLNQSVVPPFTIAEDTDGGDEIRMKYRYLDLRRENVRKNLELRARMAHYVRNYLNDQDFIETETPVLIKSTPEGARDFVVPSRMNPGEFYALPQSPQTFKQLLMVAGFDRYYQIVKCFRDEDLRADRQPEFTQIDCEMSFVEQDDVLSMFEGLTRHLFKELKGFDPGEFPRMPYEEAMEKYGSDKPDIRFGMEIHDLTETVRGNGFKVFDEAEYIGGICASGAASYSRKQLDALTDFVKRPQVGSKGLVYVKYNEDGSFKSSVDKFYSADDLKKWADLFGAVPGDLLLVLSGRKEATQTATGILRLEMGKQLGLAKSDDFRPLWVVDFPLLEWDEEVQRFFAMHHPFTSPKLDEVDLLDTDPGKVHANAYDLVINGVEIGGGSVRIFNSELQAKMFKTLGFTKEEAEKQFGFLMDAFKYGAPPHAGIAFGFDRLVSLFAGLDSIRDVIAFPKNNAGRDVMIDSPSTIADAQLDELTLKVVPQKEKK comes from the coding sequence ATGTACAGAAGCCATAATTGCGGTGAATTACGAATCAACCAGGCTGGCGATGAAGTGACGCTTGCCGGATGGGTACAGAGGGTCCGCAACCTCGGTGCAATGACTTTTGTTGACCTCCGTGACCGCTACGGTATTACGCAGCTGGTTGCTGACGATACTGCTTCGGCTGAAATTAAGGATGCTGTGAATCACCTGGGACGTGAATTTGTCATCCAAATCGTAGGTGTCGTGAGAGAACGCGCGAGCAAGAACAGCAAAATTTCTACGGGAGATGTGGAGGTAGAGCTCAAAAAAGTCACGGTTCTGAATCAATCGGTTGTTCCTCCGTTTACCATTGCTGAAGATACGGATGGCGGTGATGAAATTCGTATGAAATACCGGTATCTCGACTTGCGTCGGGAAAATGTTCGCAAGAATCTCGAGCTTCGTGCCCGGATGGCCCATTACGTAAGAAATTACCTGAATGACCAGGATTTTATCGAAACAGAAACGCCGGTTCTGATCAAGTCTACACCGGAAGGTGCCCGCGACTTCGTAGTTCCTTCGCGAATGAATCCCGGCGAGTTTTATGCGCTTCCGCAATCGCCGCAGACCTTCAAACAGTTGCTGATGGTTGCTGGTTTTGACCGGTACTATCAGATTGTAAAATGCTTCCGCGATGAGGACCTTCGCGCAGACCGGCAGCCTGAGTTTACGCAGATTGATTGCGAGATGTCGTTCGTGGAGCAGGATGATGTGCTGAGTATGTTTGAAGGGCTGACCCGACATCTTTTCAAGGAACTGAAGGGTTTCGACCCGGGTGAGTTTCCGCGTATGCCTTACGAAGAGGCAATGGAAAAATATGGCTCAGACAAACCCGATATTCGCTTTGGGATGGAAATCCATGACCTGACGGAAACGGTGAGGGGAAATGGCTTCAAAGTGTTTGACGAAGCTGAATATATTGGAGGTATTTGTGCTTCCGGCGCAGCTTCCTATTCGCGCAAGCAACTGGATGCGTTGACGGATTTTGTTAAACGTCCACAGGTTGGTTCCAAAGGGCTCGTTTATGTGAAATATAACGAAGACGGCTCATTTAAATCGTCAGTTGATAAATTCTATAGTGCCGACGATTTGAAGAAGTGGGCCGATCTGTTTGGAGCCGTTCCCGGTGACTTGCTACTGGTTTTGTCAGGCAGGAAAGAGGCGACACAAACAGCTACAGGGATACTTCGTTTGGAAATGGGCAAGCAGTTAGGGCTGGCTAAAAGTGATGATTTCCGTCCGTTGTGGGTGGTTGATTTCCCATTGCTGGAATGGGATGAAGAAGTGCAGCGCTTTTTTGCTATGCACCATCCGTTTACATCGCCAAAATTGGATGAAGTGGATTTGTTGGATACCGATCCGGGTAAGGTTCATGCGAATGCTTATGACCTGGTGATTAACGGTGTGGAAATTGGTGGCGGTTCTGTTCGTATTTTCAACAGCGAGCTGCAGGCCAAAATGTTTAAGACACTCGGTTTTACCAAAGAAGAGGCTGAGAAGCAGTTTGGCTTCCTTATGGATGCGTTTAAATATGGTGCGCCTCCGCATGCAGGAATTGCTTTCGGTTTCGACCGTTTGGTATCGCTGTTTGCCGGGCTCGACAGTATTCGCGATGTGATTGCATTCCCGAAAAACAATGCCGGGCGTGACGTAATGATTGACAGCCCGTCGACCATTGCTGATGCACAGTTGGACGAACTTACCCTGAAAGTCGTTCCGCAAAAAGAAAAGAAATAA
- a CDS encoding biopolymer transporter ExbD: MSKFRKDDKKETPPISTAALPDIVFMLLFFIMVSTTMREVTLKVQIKLPQATELSKLERKSLVSYIYIGPPQQQYQAQLGSEPRIQLNDSFATVGDIQDFIVSEREAHDENEVPLMVTSLKVDQYTKMGIVSDVKQELRRVQALHINYSARKRTEKN, translated from the coding sequence ATGTCAAAATTCAGAAAAGACGACAAAAAGGAAACTCCACCGATTTCGACAGCAGCTTTGCCTGACATTGTATTTATGCTTCTGTTCTTCATCATGGTGTCGACCACCATGCGTGAGGTAACGTTGAAAGTACAAATTAAGTTGCCCCAGGCAACTGAGTTGAGCAAACTGGAGCGGAAATCTTTGGTGAGTTACATCTACATCGGCCCTCCTCAACAGCAATACCAGGCACAGTTAGGTAGCGAACCGCGAATTCAGCTGAACGATTCATTTGCCACTGTTGGCGACATCCAGGATTTTATTGTGTCCGAAAGGGAAGCACACGACGAGAACGAAGTTCCGTTGATGGTTACCTCTCTTAAAGTGGATCAATATACCAAGATGGGTATCGTTTCAGACGTGAAGCAGGAATTGAGGAGAGTTCAGGCTCTTCACATCAATTACTCAGCCAGAAAACGTACTGAGAAAAACTAA
- a CDS encoding biopolymer transporter ExbD, with amino-acid sequence MPRKLPEYNAASLADIAFMLLLFFLVTTTMDVDSGLERKLPPPPPPNQDLSKQPQIKERNVFVVLVNKNDQLLVEGKPMRVRDLREAAENFMANPNNDPTLPEKEVKDVPFFGPTEVTKGVISLQNDVGTTYGTYIAVQNELVGAINDLRDQLAQRKWGKSYDDLDRDQQKAVQEIYPSRISEAEPKKVGKK; translated from the coding sequence ATGCCTAGAAAATTACCGGAATATAATGCTGCATCTTTGGCTGACATTGCCTTCATGTTGCTTCTCTTCTTCCTGGTAACAACTACCATGGACGTTGATTCTGGGCTCGAACGTAAGTTGCCACCGCCACCTCCGCCGAATCAGGACTTGAGCAAACAGCCACAAATTAAAGAACGTAACGTCTTTGTTGTGCTGGTGAACAAGAACGATCAGTTGTTGGTGGAAGGCAAACCGATGCGCGTCCGCGACCTTCGCGAAGCAGCGGAAAATTTTATGGCCAACCCGAATAACGATCCGACGTTACCGGAAAAAGAAGTGAAAGACGTTCCCTTCTTTGGTCCGACGGAAGTTACCAAGGGAGTCATCTCGCTGCAGAATGACGTAGGTACGACATATGGTACCTATATCGCGGTCCAGAATGAATTGGTAGGCGCTATCAACGACTTACGGGACCAGCTGGCACAACGGAAATGGGGAAAATCCTATGACGATCTCGATAGAGATCAGCAGAAAGCTGTTCAAGAGATTTACCCATCACGTATTTCAGAAGCTGAGCCCAAAAAAGTTGGTAAAAAATAA